In Hevea brasiliensis isolate MT/VB/25A 57/8 chromosome 13, ASM3005281v1, whole genome shotgun sequence, a single genomic region encodes these proteins:
- the LOC110660052 gene encoding uncharacterized protein LOC110660052 isoform X4, with the protein MRESSHIWAPPIYRRLLSMDKRERDISERCLLKIKSAIIPPPTDLSKALVKDMKLKLLTGMKGLLNQGMKVQTLQAWGWFIRLLGSQALKNRRLINDMLKIPEQTFSDHSPQVQITSLAAWEGLVVALIQPPLLTCETDEVADDGCQVQASTFSKSIKLLMTPLTGIISSKCDISVHLSCLNTWCYLLHKLDLSINHPLVIELVLDPVFEAVFGMGPDTKTIWLWSFCLDLLDDFVIAKCRKVDYDTSSQVSHHSSVRTSILGPSISGKCLVKQHSIKWYPWDISQLDFFIKMINVILTHASVAKATLQNRSSASDAALRIFISLLQGIQMELKSSSINYVDIVLYFNTILRFLRETCEKVDSDGSANVKLQHNIQFLQAVIDELEPSILGSPLYKVALDIKCIENLQSVNHNKYEKILCISSIAYMDMVSPLAYLIILCICVVIKSTSDALSTELISQRLHKFFKLILFSHDPLENLQTAIGLLFKYVHYNRNLHIWIVVAEALKDCISGVEDLSMFKIEPESNGYLGIFHLLSYPFVALSSPQQMLIPEKVSRSLEESHVSAQRSLELDHVIEVWKSVYGALSASKCFATKSISDNLCSILNWCIDENLSKIGCGTELDLSCKDLNINLLSLSGNAVAFILDEVLATSSDGNKTNHAIPQTFSDIRNILGFASRFLNLSWAKIRSDSPTVLLVTSRVFSALTSLVRCLHLKQTILSVIEIITCPLVQWLSHGGIHDGNTNDQLQRLWAEILDCLKRSQPPIVFDSLFLKLQAPLLEKTLDHPDCIISELTITFWNSTYGEQINLDYPERLLDVLDKLSRTEKIKLHKKSLPFLVKCNSKPEFTAQRYKVTAMHSRSSKRVELMEDTVNQFEHKDKLCSSSKRKRLELTEHQKEVRRAQQGREMDCNGHGPGVRTYTTVDFSQGNEDSQESQEIRNPESILEMLRRVA; encoded by the exons ATGAGAGAATCTTCGCACATATGGGCTCCTCCAATATATAGAAGACTTCTCAGCATGGATAAGAGAGAAAGGGATATATCGGAAAGGTGTCTATTGAAGATCAAATCTGCAATAATTCCTCCTCCCACGGATCTCTCTAAG GCACTTGTCAAAGATATGAAATTGAAATTGCTCACTGGGATGAAGGGTCTTCTGAACCAGGGTATGAAAGTTCAAACATTGCAAGCATGGGGATGGTTTATCCGCTTGCTGGGATCTCAGGCTCTAAAGAACAGGCGTTTAATTAATGATATGCTCAAAATTCCTGAGCAGACATTTTCTGATCACAGCCCACAAGTACAGATCACTTCACTG GCTGCATGGGAAGGTCTTGTTGTTGCTCTTATTCAGCCTCCATTGCTAACTTGTGAAACTGATGAAGTTGCTGATGATGGTTGTCAAGTCCAAGCAAGTACATTTTCAAAAAGCATAAAGCTCTTAATGACTCCTCTAACTGGCATCATCTCTAGCAAATGTGATATTTCAGTTCACTTATCCTGCTTGAACACATGGTGTTATCTGCTACATAAACTTGATCTCTCTATCAACCACCCATTGGTAATTGAACTGGTGCTGGATCCTGTTTttgaagcagtttttggaatgggGCCTGATACAAAAACTATCTGGTTGTGGAGTTTTTGTTTAGATCTGCTTGATGATTTTGTGATAGCAAAATGTAGAAAAGTGGACTATGATACCAGTAGCCAGGTAAGCCATCACTCATCAGTCAGAACGTCTATACTAGGACCTTCAATATCTGGCAAATGCTTAGTGAAACAACATTCTATTAAATGGTATCCATGGGACATTAGTCAGTTGGACTTCTTTATAAAGATGATTAATGTTATTCTCACCCATGCATCAGTTGCAAAGGCCACCCTCCAAAATAGAAGTTCAGCAAGTGATGCTGCCTTAAGGATATTTATATCTCTTTTACAAGGGATCCAAATGGAGTTAAAGAGTTCATCTATAAATTATGTGGATATTGTTTTGTATTTTAACACAATATTGAGGTTCTTAAGGGAGACATGTGAAAAAGTAGATTCAGATGGCAGCGCCAATGTTAAACTGCAGCATAATATCCAGTTTCTACAGGCTGTCATAGACGAGTTAGAACCTTCTATATTGGGATCCCCTCTTTATAAGGTAGCTCTAGACATCAAATGCATTGAGAATTTGCAATCAGTTAATCATAATAAATATGAAAAAATTTTGTGTATTAGCTCTATTGCCTATATGGATATGGTTTCACCATTGGCTTATCTTATTATCCTCTGCATCTGCGTGGTGATCAAGTCAACTTCTGATGCACTCAGTACAGAGTTAATTTCACAGAGGCTGCACAAATTTTTCAAATTGATATTGTTTTCACATGATCCCCTGGAAAATCTTCAAACTGCAATTGGTTTATTGTTCAAGTATGTGCACTATAATAGGAACTTACACATATGGATTGTGGTAGCTGAAGCTCTAAAAGATTGCATCAGTGGTGTAGAGGATCTTTCTATGTTCAAAATTGAGCCAGAAAGCAATGGTTATCTTGGCATATTCCATCTTTTGTCCTACCCATTTGTTGCATTGTCTTCCCCCCAGCAAATGCTGATCCCTGAGAAAGTTAGTAGATCCTTGGAAGAGTCTCATGTTTCAGCACAAAGAAGCCTTGAGCTTGATCATGTTATTGAAGTATGGAAGTCAGTTTATGGTGCCCTTTCTGCCTCAAAGTGTTTTGCAACAAAAAGCATCTCTGACAATCTGTGCTCAATTTTAAATTGGTGCATTGATGAAAATCTAAGCAAGATTGGCTGTGGAACTGAACTAGATTTAAGTTGTAAGGATCTTAATATTAATCTCCTTTCTTTATCTGGAAATGCTGTCGCGTTTATACTGGATGAGGTTTTGGCAACAAGTTCAGATGGAAACAAAACTAATCATGCTATACCTCAAACATTCAGTGACATCAGAAATATCTTGGGATTTGCTTCCAG aTTCTTGAATTTGTCATGGGCAAAAATAAGATCAGATTCACCCACTGTTCTTCTTGTAACTTCAAG GGTATTTTCTGCATTGACAAGTCTTGTGAGATGCCTTCACTTGAAGCAAACTATTCTTTCTGTTATTGAG ATAATAACTTGTCCACTAGTTCAGTGGTTGTCACATGGAGGAATACATGATGGCAATACCAATGATCAACTTCAACGTCTGTGGGCTGAAATCCTTGATTGTTTAAAGAGGAGTCAGCCACCAATAGTATTTGATTCATTGTTCCTCAAACTTCAGGCACCCCTCCTAGAAAAAACTCTCGATCATCCAGATTGCATTATTTCGGAGCTTACCATCACCTTCTGGAATTCAACATATGGTGAGCAGATTAACTTAGATTACCCTGAGAGATTACTTGATGTCTTAGACAAGCTGTCCAGAACTGAAAAAATAAAGCTCCACAAGAAAAGCCTGCCATTTCTTGTAAAATGTAATTCTAAACCAGAGTTCACTGCTCAAAGATACAAGGTGACTGCAATGCATAGCAGGAGCTCAAAACGAGTAGAACTCATGGAGGATACAGTGAATCAATTTGAGCACAAAGATAAGTTGTGTTCGAGTTCAAAAAGAAAAAGATTGGAACTAACTGAGCACCAGAAGGAGGTAAGACGTGCACAACAAGGAAGGGAGATGGATTGTAATGGACATGGTCCAGGGGTAAGAACATATACTACTGTTGATTTTTCTCAAGGAAATGAAGATTCTCAAGAGAGCCAGGAGATTCGGAACCCAGAATCTATCCTGGAGATGTTGAGAAGAGTTGCATAA